Proteins found in one Pectobacterium atrosepticum genomic segment:
- a CDS encoding acireductone dioxygenase, whose product MSGLTIFSDSDASQPIWQSQDADAIQKQLNDIGVRFERWEASQKLSDAPSSEEVLAVYQHEIDKLVAEKGYQSWDVISMRSDNPQCAELRTKFLSEHIHHEDEVRFFVEGAGLFCLHLNGKIYQILCEKNDLLSVPAGTAHWFDMGPEPHFTAIRLFDNPEGWIAHFTGDKIADVYPKLEC is encoded by the coding sequence ATGAGTGGATTAACCATTTTTAGCGACAGTGATGCAAGCCAGCCGATTTGGCAAAGCCAGGATGCCGATGCGATTCAGAAACAGCTGAACGATATCGGTGTGCGTTTTGAGCGCTGGGAAGCCAGTCAAAAACTGAGCGACGCGCCGTCCTCCGAGGAAGTGCTGGCGGTGTATCAGCATGAAATCGATAAGCTGGTGGCAGAAAAAGGTTACCAAAGCTGGGATGTGATCAGCATGCGTTCGGACAATCCGCAGTGTGCGGAGCTGCGCACCAAGTTTTTATCCGAGCATATCCATCACGAAGATGAAGTGCGCTTTTTCGTGGAAGGCGCGGGACTATTCTGCCTGCATCTGAACGGCAAGATTTACCAGATTCTGTGTGAGAAGAACGATTTGTTGTCTGTACCGGCAGGTACGGCACACTGGTTTGATATGGGGCCAGAGCCGCATTTCACTGCCATCCGCCTGTTCGATAACCCGGAAGGCTGGATCGCCCATTTTACCGGCGATAAGATCGCGGATGTATATCCGAAGTTGGAGTGTTAG
- the mtnC gene encoding acireductone synthase yields the protein MIKAIVTDIEGTTSDIRFVHSVLFPYARERLADTVRQHDSDPEIAQVLNALRQELAQPDADSDTLIAALNQFMDEDRKSTSLKLLQGIIWRAGYRNGDFQGHLYPEVAAQLAAWQQQGLHLYVYSSGSVEAQRLLFGYSNAGDLRPLFSDYFDTRVGAKRETDSYRTIAQAIGLPAEQLLFLSDIRQELDAAQEAGWHTCQLIRDDADSVSRHRQAARFDQIDLPEYAQ from the coding sequence ATGATTAAGGCGATAGTCACTGATATTGAAGGCACCACCAGCGACATCCGTTTTGTTCACAGCGTGCTGTTTCCTTATGCTCGCGAGCGACTGGCCGATACGGTGCGACAGCACGACAGCGATCCTGAGATCGCACAGGTGCTGAACGCGCTGCGTCAGGAGTTAGCTCAGCCTGATGCAGATAGCGATACACTGATTGCCGCGCTGAATCAGTTTATGGATGAAGACCGTAAATCCACGTCGCTGAAGTTGCTGCAGGGCATTATCTGGCGTGCGGGCTACCGTAACGGCGATTTTCAGGGGCATCTGTATCCTGAAGTAGCGGCACAGCTCGCCGCGTGGCAGCAGCAAGGCCTGCACCTGTATGTTTACTCATCGGGTTCGGTGGAAGCGCAGCGGTTGCTGTTTGGTTACAGCAACGCGGGCGATCTGCGCCCGCTGTTCAGCGACTATTTTGATACCCGCGTCGGCGCGAAGCGGGAGACTGATTCTTATCGCACGATTGCACAAGCCATCGGGTTGCCTGCTGAGCAACTGTTGTTCCTATCGGACATTCGTCAGGAGCTGGATGCCGCGCAGGAAGCCGGTTGGCACACCTGTCAGCTTATTCGTGATGACGCGGATAGCGTAAGCCGTCACCGTCAGGCGGCTCGTTTTGACCAGATCGACTTACCGGAGTACGCCCAATGA
- a CDS encoding methylthioribulose 1-phosphate dehydratase: MTENQQLTALVAACHWIGEKGWCPATGGNMSVRLDDAQCLITESGKDKGSLQTEDFLLVDIATNHVPSGRTPSAETGLHTLLYRREPTIGAVLHTHSVNATVLSRVEKGAELVLHGYEMQKSLAGQTTHLDRVVIPIFDNDQDIPALAQRVTEFASHTPLRYGFLVRGHGLYCWGATVKEARRHLEGLEFLFQCELQRRLLEAKA; this comes from the coding sequence GAGAAAGGCTGGTGTCCGGCGACGGGCGGCAATATGTCCGTGCGGCTGGATGACGCGCAGTGTCTGATTACCGAATCGGGTAAAGACAAAGGCAGCCTTCAGACAGAGGATTTCCTGCTGGTGGATATTGCCACTAACCATGTGCCGAGTGGCCGTACGCCGTCGGCGGAAACGGGGCTGCACACGCTGCTGTATCGCCGCGAACCGACTATTGGCGCTGTGCTGCATACGCACTCGGTGAACGCGACGGTGCTGTCCCGGGTGGAGAAAGGCGCTGAGCTGGTGCTGCACGGCTACGAAATGCAAAAGTCGTTGGCGGGGCAGACAACTCATTTGGATCGTGTGGTGATCCCGATTTTCGATAACGATCAGGATATTCCAGCGCTAGCGCAGCGAGTAACGGAGTTCGCTAGCCACACGCCGCTACGCTACGGTTTTCTGGTGCGCGGCCACGGTCTTTACTGCTGGGGTGCGACGGTGAAAGAAGCGCGTCGTCATCTAGAAGGGTTAGAGTTCTTGTTCCAGTGTGAATTGCAGCGTCGACTGCTGGAGGCTAAAGCATGA